Proteins encoded together in one Lysinibacter cavernae window:
- a CDS encoding glutamate decarboxylase gives MSEMYRNAVEKPNDAELQISPVFARRGEATSLPKFSIPDDMMSGETAYQIVHDEAMLDGNSRLNLATFVSTWMDDHAQKIYAESADKNMIDKDEYPATATIEDRCWRMIADLWNVPDPTDTIGTSTIGSSEACMLGGLALKRLWQERRRAEGKSTETPNLILSAGVQVVWEKFCNYWDVEARYIPVTEEHLVLDGYELEKYVDENTIGVVAILGQTYTGLYEPVKEIAAKLDEIQASTGLDVKIHVDGASGAMVAPFCQPELEWDFKVERVNSISTSGHKYGLVYPGVGWVVWRNTAVCPESLIFHVSYLGGDMPTLALNFSRPGSQVLLQYYQFLRLGREGYRLVQQGSIDVATYLSSEIGAMAPFELVSKGDTIPVFAWRMTTEKRNWDLYDLADRLRMRGWLVPAYPMPDDLSGMIVQRIVVRLGLSQDLASLLLDAIKEEVTFLENLSAPIPREKKRQAFSH, from the coding sequence ATGTCTGAAATGTACCGAAACGCCGTTGAGAAGCCGAATGACGCCGAGCTCCAGATCTCGCCCGTCTTTGCCCGGCGGGGAGAGGCAACAAGTCTTCCCAAGTTCTCGATTCCCGACGACATGATGTCGGGAGAAACTGCCTACCAAATAGTGCACGACGAGGCGATGCTCGACGGAAATTCGCGCCTCAACTTGGCAACCTTTGTGTCGACGTGGATGGACGACCACGCGCAGAAGATTTACGCCGAGAGCGCCGATAAAAACATGATAGATAAGGACGAGTATCCTGCAACGGCGACGATTGAGGATCGCTGCTGGCGAATGATCGCCGACCTCTGGAATGTGCCAGACCCCACAGACACGATTGGAACGTCAACCATTGGCTCCTCGGAGGCCTGCATGCTCGGAGGTCTCGCGCTCAAGCGCCTGTGGCAAGAACGCCGCCGTGCGGAGGGCAAGAGCACGGAAACGCCGAACCTCATTCTCTCCGCCGGTGTCCAGGTCGTGTGGGAGAAGTTCTGCAACTACTGGGATGTTGAGGCGCGCTACATCCCTGTCACCGAAGAGCACCTTGTGCTCGACGGCTACGAGCTTGAGAAGTATGTTGATGAGAACACCATTGGCGTTGTTGCTATCCTCGGCCAGACCTACACGGGCCTCTATGAGCCGGTCAAAGAAATCGCCGCGAAGCTTGACGAGATTCAGGCTTCGACCGGTCTCGACGTCAAGATCCACGTTGATGGCGCGTCGGGGGCAATGGTTGCGCCCTTCTGCCAGCCGGAGCTTGAGTGGGACTTTAAGGTTGAGCGAGTGAACTCCATCAGCACGTCCGGTCACAAATATGGCCTGGTGTATCCGGGGGTCGGCTGGGTCGTGTGGCGAAACACGGCGGTATGCCCAGAGAGCCTGATTTTCCATGTGAGCTACCTCGGCGGAGATATGCCAACGCTCGCCCTCAACTTCTCTCGACCTGGTTCTCAGGTCTTGCTGCAGTACTACCAGTTCCTACGCCTTGGTCGCGAGGGATACCGCCTGGTTCAGCAGGGATCGATCGACGTTGCCACGTACCTTTCCTCCGAGATCGGGGCAATGGCTCCGTTCGAACTGGTCAGCAAGGGTGACACCATCCCCGTTTTTGCGTGGAGGATGACAACGGAAAAACGGAACTGGGACCTCTACGACCTCGCCGACCGGCTCCGTATGCGCGGCTGGCTCGTTCCCGCGTATCCAATGCCTGACGATTTGAGCGGCATGATTGTGCAGCGTATCGTCGTGCGCCTAGGGCTCAGCCAAGACCTCGCGAGTCTCTTGCTCGACGCGATCAAGGAAGAGGTCACCTTCCTAGAGAACCTCAGTGCCCCCATCCCCCGGGAAAAGAAACGCCAGGCTTTTAGCCATTAG
- a CDS encoding linear amide C-N hydrolase, protein MCTRVVWPDANGSVIVGRNMDFHMDLLTNLWKYPRGCKRADGVNGTLTWTARYGSIVATAFDMIACDGINEEGFAGHILWLAESDYGKPADSATQLSQAVWLQYYLDNFATVAEAVAWTNETQVQIAQLFDPTGHIVPTLHLAINDASGDSAIIEYTDGKPKVYHSRDYQVMTNSPTYDKQLELVKEIDGLGGTKPLPGSTLASDRFARASYYVAHQVQPKTQVDAIAAMFSIIRNAAQPFRTPEEGKPDASQTIWQVVLDLTNKRYVFESTTRPGIVWVDLNDMSFAEGSKVLKLDLVSRLALEGGLAGNVSHNFTAVSDEAAEALAFGVNALERVASMQDEFTEIKKAVQHLVGSKK, encoded by the coding sequence ATGTGCACACGAGTTGTATGGCCAGATGCCAACGGATCAGTCATCGTTGGACGGAACATGGATTTCCATATGGACCTGTTGACGAACCTTTGGAAGTATCCACGAGGCTGCAAACGCGCTGACGGCGTGAACGGAACCCTCACCTGGACGGCGAGGTACGGGAGCATTGTCGCCACGGCGTTCGACATGATCGCGTGTGACGGTATCAACGAGGAGGGCTTCGCTGGCCACATCCTCTGGCTCGCCGAGTCTGATTACGGCAAGCCAGCGGATTCGGCAACGCAGCTCAGCCAGGCAGTGTGGCTGCAGTACTACCTCGATAATTTTGCGACGGTTGCGGAGGCCGTGGCTTGGACCAACGAAACCCAGGTTCAGATTGCCCAGCTGTTTGATCCAACTGGGCACATTGTTCCAACGCTGCACCTTGCGATAAACGACGCGAGCGGCGACTCGGCGATCATTGAGTACACCGATGGGAAGCCAAAGGTGTACCACAGCCGCGACTACCAGGTCATGACCAATTCTCCGACCTACGATAAGCAGTTGGAACTCGTCAAGGAGATTGACGGTCTCGGCGGCACAAAGCCCCTTCCTGGTTCCACGCTAGCAAGCGACCGGTTTGCCAGGGCGTCCTACTATGTGGCGCACCAGGTCCAGCCGAAGACCCAGGTTGATGCGATCGCGGCGATGTTCAGTATCATCCGTAACGCGGCGCAGCCATTCCGTACCCCAGAGGAGGGAAAGCCCGACGCATCCCAAACCATCTGGCAAGTCGTGCTTGACCTCACGAATAAGCGATACGTGTTTGAGTCGACCACTCGTCCTGGAATTGTGTGGGTTGATCTCAACGATATGAGCTTTGCTGAGGGCTCCAAGGTCCTCAAACTTGACCTCGTGAGTCGGCTCGCCCTTGAGGGGGGTCTTGCCGGGAACGTCAGCCACAATTTCACGGCAGTAAGCGATGAAGCGGCGGAGGCGTTGGCCTTTGGGGTGAATGCCCTTGAGCGGGTCGCAAGCATGCAAGACGAGTTCACTGAGATCAAAAAGGCTGTGCAACATCTGGTTGGCTCGAAGAAATAG
- a CDS encoding DMT family transporter, translating into MLVGSLPVLGVLLALLSAFILALGNLGQSRGIKRATEKPSSTTPLLGLIHTRSWLGGTALIGLAMLLQMGSLALAPLILVQPLGVAALVFTVILTTRASGKRIAPDVRNAIFIVLGGVALYVIVAASVSKQKAIGNQQLVWILGILAAVLILSLVVFLIGKTKKLPPFTFVILGGIYSGFIATLGKTVILRVEAMFKGGVGGADSGSWLTLLCIVAISIASALSIVYVQYSHTCNSPDIVIAGLTIVDPSVAVLLGITILHEAAGAPAWSIVVLLIAGIIAFSGVLKLATAEAKVDS; encoded by the coding sequence ATGCTTGTTGGCTCCTTGCCTGTCCTCGGGGTGTTGCTCGCTCTCTTGTCTGCGTTCATATTGGCCCTTGGCAATCTTGGGCAAAGTCGCGGTATCAAACGTGCCACCGAGAAACCGAGCAGCACGACCCCGCTGCTCGGGCTCATCCACACGCGCAGTTGGTTGGGAGGGACAGCGCTGATCGGCCTTGCGATGCTGCTGCAGATGGGGAGTCTCGCCCTAGCTCCACTCATCCTGGTCCAACCGCTCGGGGTGGCGGCACTCGTCTTTACCGTCATACTGACAACGCGGGCGTCGGGCAAACGGATTGCGCCGGATGTTCGAAACGCCATATTCATTGTGCTCGGCGGAGTTGCGCTGTATGTGATTGTTGCTGCGTCCGTCAGTAAGCAAAAGGCCATTGGCAACCAACAGCTCGTCTGGATTCTTGGCATCTTGGCCGCCGTTCTCATCCTGTCGTTGGTTGTCTTTCTGATCGGCAAAACGAAAAAACTGCCTCCGTTTACCTTCGTGATCCTTGGCGGCATCTATTCCGGCTTCATCGCGACGCTTGGAAAGACAGTCATCCTCAGGGTCGAGGCAATGTTCAAGGGCGGGGTTGGCGGGGCTGACTCAGGAAGCTGGCTGACGCTCCTGTGCATCGTTGCGATCTCAATCGCTTCTGCGCTCTCAATCGTTTATGTGCAGTACTCGCACACCTGTAACTCACCGGACATCGTCATTGCCGGGCTCACGATTGTTGACCCCTCTGTCGCTGTCCTGCTTGGCATTACGATTTTGCACGAGGCCGCCGGCGCACCCGCGTGGTCAATCGTTGTCCTCCTTATTGCCGGGATTATCGCCTTTTCTGGGGTGCTCAAACTTGCAACTGCCGAGGCAAAGGTCGACAGTTAG
- a CDS encoding threonine/serine exporter family protein: MSAPLRSNPAEDDVSVTGMLGAIGALLLTAGTNAVNEIDSTLRSLAYVYGRPQLKVVALPTMVLIEDPTTVPARMAVFPVKDLALLRLDQTGQLESLIKRISVEPVTPSEVLAETERIMATPPRFRFIATLAGHVLLTVGFGLVLNPTPEALPVYFITGLAVGLIVLLGARIRTLSLVLPVVAAFVSVAIVGLGPSTLTQDDTLRLVAPSLVSLLPGLTLTVAAVELTHGQIIAGSSRLVYGFARLALLAFGVYLGLATFGVETHTASAADRLGPWAPWLGVVLVAFGYSLFSIAPKRSLPWITVALVIAHAGQVLGSLLVGSELSGMVGAIVAVLAVTLLSRVASSPPSSVMLTCSYWVLVPGSMGFIGLSEAASGMAGAGSMIINTLGAILAIAIGMVLGAGISHDTGSLARTLRATVRARANERRHG; this comes from the coding sequence GTGTCTGCGCCACTTCGGAGCAATCCTGCTGAGGACGATGTCTCTGTCACGGGGATGCTTGGAGCGATTGGAGCGCTCCTGCTCACCGCAGGCACCAACGCGGTCAACGAGATCGACAGCACCCTGCGTTCCCTTGCATACGTCTATGGCCGGCCCCAGCTGAAGGTGGTCGCGCTGCCAACGATGGTACTCATCGAGGATCCGACAACCGTGCCAGCACGCATGGCGGTCTTTCCGGTGAAGGACCTTGCACTGCTTCGGCTCGACCAGACGGGCCAGCTCGAAAGCCTCATCAAGAGAATCTCTGTCGAACCAGTAACGCCGAGCGAGGTGCTTGCCGAGACTGAACGCATCATGGCTACCCCGCCACGCTTTCGCTTTATAGCCACCCTCGCAGGTCACGTCCTGCTCACGGTTGGCTTCGGGCTCGTACTGAACCCAACGCCCGAAGCCCTTCCCGTGTATTTCATCACGGGCCTCGCGGTGGGCCTCATCGTTCTACTCGGGGCCAGAATCCGCACGCTCTCACTGGTCCTCCCCGTTGTGGCTGCCTTTGTTTCAGTCGCCATCGTTGGGCTCGGGCCGTCAACCCTGACCCAGGATGACACGCTCAGGCTCGTGGCCCCTTCGCTCGTGTCGCTGCTGCCAGGGCTGACGCTGACCGTCGCGGCCGTCGAGCTTACCCACGGTCAGATCATCGCTGGTTCGAGTCGGCTTGTGTATGGCTTCGCTCGCCTGGCCTTGCTCGCCTTTGGGGTCTACCTTGGTCTCGCCACGTTTGGGGTCGAAACCCACACGGCGTCCGCAGCCGACCGTCTCGGGCCATGGGCTCCGTGGCTCGGCGTTGTGTTAGTCGCGTTCGGGTACTCGCTCTTTTCGATCGCTCCCAAACGCTCACTTCCCTGGATCACTGTTGCCCTTGTGATCGCCCACGCCGGCCAGGTGCTTGGCAGCCTCCTTGTTGGCAGCGAACTCTCGGGAATGGTCGGCGCAATCGTCGCGGTTCTCGCTGTCACTCTGCTCTCGCGCGTCGCTTCGTCGCCGCCCTCCTCCGTCATGCTGACCTGCTCATATTGGGTCCTCGTGCCTGGATCAATGGGGTTCATCGGCCTGAGCGAGGCCGCCTCAGGCATGGCAGGGGCTGGTTCAATGATTATCAACACGCTCGGCGCGATCCTCGCAATCGCAATCGGGATGGTCCTCGGCGCAGGAATAAGTCACGACACCGGCTCACTCGCGAGGACGCTGCGCGCGACGGTTCGTGCTCGCGCGAACGAACGCCGACACGGCTGA
- a CDS encoding ferrochelatase, translated as MSTNELAPFDALVLMSFGGPEKEADVLPFLKNVTAGRGIPDERLVEVGEHYYGFGGRSPINEQNRELLSALRSELERRGVTTPILWGNRNWDPFLSDVVREFAATKPGTRFLAIDTSAYSSYSSCRQYREDFAQTVATLGAEGVEIAFDKIRQYYNHPGFAKAQLGCVRRGLSELSELTGGLEPSTQRVLFVTHSIPDVMQDASAVMTAGYKGQHEQLIDWIAGELGAELPLQPELVYCSRSGSPHVPWLEPDINDRLEELAAEGITGVLVVPIGFVSDHMEVKYDLDTEAAETARVLQLAYVRADSVGVNEHFVSGLVDEAFERAAQLRGESPDAPAVTPEGPLVPGSGACSVSCCAGVRERAICPVWPAPGE; from the coding sequence ATGAGTACCAATGAACTTGCACCCTTCGACGCGCTTGTTCTCATGTCCTTCGGCGGGCCAGAGAAGGAAGCCGATGTGCTTCCCTTCCTGAAAAACGTCACGGCAGGGCGGGGGATTCCTGACGAACGGCTCGTTGAAGTCGGCGAGCATTACTACGGTTTTGGAGGCCGCTCGCCAATCAACGAGCAAAACCGTGAACTCCTCTCGGCGCTTCGCTCCGAGCTGGAGCGTCGAGGAGTGACCACTCCAATTCTGTGGGGCAATCGCAACTGGGATCCCTTCCTGTCGGATGTGGTCAGGGAGTTCGCGGCGACGAAGCCGGGTACACGCTTCCTCGCGATCGATACCTCCGCCTACTCAAGCTATTCCTCGTGCCGGCAGTATCGAGAGGACTTCGCGCAGACGGTTGCAACGCTCGGCGCCGAGGGCGTTGAAATCGCCTTCGATAAGATCCGCCAGTACTACAACCACCCCGGATTTGCGAAGGCCCAGCTCGGCTGCGTGCGCCGAGGTCTTTCCGAACTCAGCGAGTTGACCGGCGGTCTTGAGCCGTCAACGCAGCGGGTCTTGTTTGTAACCCATTCGATCCCCGATGTGATGCAGGACGCTTCTGCCGTGATGACCGCTGGTTACAAGGGGCAGCATGAGCAACTGATTGATTGGATCGCGGGAGAGCTTGGTGCAGAGCTGCCGCTTCAGCCTGAGCTCGTATATTGCTCGCGTTCGGGATCTCCGCACGTTCCGTGGCTTGAGCCTGACATCAATGACCGGCTCGAAGAGCTAGCTGCCGAGGGGATTACCGGCGTGCTCGTGGTGCCAATTGGATTTGTGTCAGATCATATGGAAGTCAAATATGACCTCGACACCGAGGCCGCCGAAACCGCACGCGTTCTTCAGCTGGCCTACGTCAGGGCCGACAGCGTCGGCGTGAACGAGCATTTTGTATCTGGTCTCGTCGACGAGGCGTTTGAGCGCGCGGCTCAGCTTCGTGGAGAGTCTCCGGATGCACCGGCCGTCACTCCAGAGGGGCCGCTCGTTCCCGGCAGCGGTGCTTGCTCGGTCAGCTGCTGCGCCGGAGTGCGTGAGCGCGCGATCTGCCCGGTTTGGCCAGCTCCGGGAGAATAG
- a CDS encoding FUSC family protein has product MPLGIGAERIPHPESSSRSTGRAQAVLGLKILGALLVIGAPIYGVSWFVPGLLSVAFFGVLAAGFGWISGGPRLGAAVVFALSLTGTVSILLREHVWALALILVVLGVAYGYASSRGVGKAVLQLPILTPYFMMSPPVLFANPPVFDIRYFIGLILVMNVTGLWAVLVLHLATGTRRMRVVTVSNPNVPLLFGALLGVLSAGVMLVGTATDLTTHWVWVTLTLYVIADPTELIPPKRMLGRLVGTFAGFAVVAILALAAVPDAVLGLLALPAVWCCMFFMVIKKPYWQYSFFLTLSVVLMNSGGVSTLLLDAERFGFTVAGAGLAMLAAMLVNVLIYRRFSITPHRAKFAEESG; this is encoded by the coding sequence ATGCCGTTGGGAATCGGAGCGGAGCGCATCCCGCATCCCGAATCGAGTAGCAGGTCCACCGGCCGGGCTCAGGCCGTGCTTGGGCTCAAGATTCTTGGCGCGCTCTTGGTGATTGGGGCGCCGATCTATGGTGTGTCCTGGTTTGTTCCCGGGCTGTTGAGCGTTGCGTTTTTTGGGGTGCTTGCGGCGGGGTTTGGGTGGATAAGCGGCGGGCCTCGTTTGGGGGCTGCCGTGGTCTTTGCGCTGTCCCTGACGGGAACCGTCTCGATCCTGTTGCGGGAGCATGTATGGGCGCTTGCCCTCATCCTGGTCGTGCTGGGAGTCGCGTACGGCTATGCCTCAAGTCGAGGCGTTGGAAAAGCCGTACTGCAGCTGCCGATTTTGACGCCGTATTTCATGATGTCGCCGCCCGTGCTCTTTGCGAATCCGCCCGTCTTTGACATTCGCTACTTCATTGGGCTGATTCTTGTGATGAATGTCACGGGGCTGTGGGCCGTTCTGGTCTTGCATCTCGCGACCGGAACGCGAAGGATGCGGGTTGTGACGGTGTCGAACCCCAATGTTCCGCTGTTGTTTGGTGCCCTTCTTGGCGTCCTCTCTGCGGGTGTCATGCTGGTCGGAACGGCGACCGACCTCACGACCCATTGGGTTTGGGTGACGCTGACGCTCTATGTCATTGCCGACCCGACGGAACTCATTCCGCCAAAACGGATGCTTGGCCGGCTTGTTGGCACATTTGCCGGGTTTGCCGTTGTGGCGATACTCGCGCTGGCGGCGGTTCCGGATGCTGTCCTTGGCCTCCTTGCCTTGCCGGCTGTGTGGTGCTGCATGTTCTTTATGGTCATCAAGAAGCCGTATTGGCAGTACAGCTTTTTTCTGACGCTGTCGGTGGTGCTGATGAACTCGGGCGGGGTGAGTACGCTGCTGCTTGATGCCGAACGCTTTGGCTTTACCGTTGCGGGTGCCGGTCTTGCGATGCTTGCCGCGATGCTTGTCAACGTGCTGATCTACCGCCGCTTCAGCATCACCCCGCACCGTGCCAAATTTGCCGAGGAGTCAGGATGA
- a CDS encoding NmrA family NAD(P)-binding protein codes for MSAQPILVTGATGNIGRVVVEQLLEAGHTVRAAGRSIESVRRVFGESVEAVALDFTRPDTWDDAFDGIQQMFLMRPPQLGKPKKEMIPALEHAKLLGVGQIVLLSLQGAEKNRVVPHAALEAWLRTSGIGWAFVRASFFHQNLSTTHVSDIRDRDEIMVPAGNGATAFVDAVDVGAVAAAALLSPSLFHNRALTVTGDEALSYREIAEILTRELGRPIRYARPGIFRYMLHARRHLNMPWGMVIVTAAIYTTARLGMAAGLTGTVSDVLGRDPIRFAEFAHRERAVWSPENPTADENLD; via the coding sequence ATGAGTGCGCAGCCAATTTTGGTGACTGGGGCGACCGGCAATATCGGTCGAGTGGTCGTTGAGCAGTTGCTTGAAGCCGGCCATACCGTGCGCGCGGCTGGGCGGAGCATCGAATCGGTTCGGAGGGTGTTCGGTGAGTCAGTGGAGGCTGTCGCCTTGGACTTCACGCGTCCTGACACCTGGGATGACGCGTTTGACGGCATCCAGCAGATGTTCTTGATGCGGCCACCCCAGCTGGGAAAGCCGAAGAAAGAGATGATTCCCGCGCTAGAACACGCAAAGCTACTTGGCGTCGGACAGATCGTCTTGTTGTCGTTGCAGGGAGCTGAGAAGAATCGGGTGGTGCCCCACGCGGCCCTCGAGGCTTGGCTGCGCACCTCTGGCATCGGATGGGCCTTCGTGCGGGCATCCTTCTTCCATCAAAACCTTTCGACGACGCACGTCTCCGATATTCGGGATCGAGACGAGATTATGGTGCCAGCCGGCAACGGCGCCACAGCATTTGTGGACGCCGTTGACGTTGGGGCGGTTGCGGCCGCTGCGCTGCTCTCTCCGTCGCTCTTTCATAATCGAGCACTCACCGTCACCGGTGACGAAGCCCTCAGCTATCGTGAAATTGCCGAGATTCTCACCCGTGAGCTCGGGCGCCCGATTCGGTACGCGAGGCCCGGAATCTTCCGGTATATGCTCCACGCCCGAAGGCATCTGAATATGCCATGGGGAATGGTTATCGTGACGGCGGCAATTTATACAACCGCTCGCCTCGGCATGGCAGCAGGACTCACCGGTACCGTGAGTGACGTACTCGGGAGAGACCCGATTCGCTTTGCGGAGTTTGCTCATCGGGAGCGCGCAGTTTGGAGCCCTGAAAACCCAACCGCTGACGAGAACTTGGACTGA